The Gemmatimonadales bacterium genome has a segment encoding these proteins:
- a CDS encoding YpdA family putative bacillithiol disulfide reductase — protein MTRELDTGALIVGAGPIGLACAVSASRRGVRHLVIDAGAIANSIVRYPIGMTFFTTPERLEIGGHPLTCSGSKATREEALKYYRGVARVEGLAVRPYTRFLGAQRDGESLVCAVESRGQRAEIACHRLVLATGYFDHANLLSVPGENQPHVSHWFDEPHLTAGLDVVVVGGKNSAIETALQCFRAGARVTLVYRRTTLKPSVKFWLKPDFDNRVAAGEIAARFGAEVVSIDADGVMIRTADGSEERLRAQRVYALTGYHPDFAMLESLGITCSGEGGRPAINPETLESEVPGIFLAGSVAAGRNISEVFIENGRFDGEKIFGDASSRAWAERRYTESPRPVGE, from the coding sequence GCCGTCTCGGCCTCCCGGCGAGGCGTCCGTCACCTGGTGATCGATGCGGGCGCCATCGCAAACTCGATTGTCCGCTACCCGATCGGGATGACCTTCTTCACCACCCCTGAACGGCTCGAAATCGGCGGGCACCCACTGACCTGTTCCGGGTCGAAGGCGACCCGCGAGGAGGCGCTCAAGTATTACCGCGGCGTTGCCCGGGTCGAGGGGCTCGCCGTCAGGCCCTATACGCGCTTCCTTGGCGCCCAGCGCGACGGAGAGAGCCTGGTCTGCGCCGTCGAGTCGCGCGGTCAGCGTGCCGAGATTGCCTGCCATCGACTGGTCCTCGCCACCGGCTATTTCGACCACGCCAATCTCCTGAGTGTGCCCGGCGAGAATCAGCCCCACGTTTCGCACTGGTTCGACGAACCGCACCTGACCGCAGGTCTCGATGTCGTGGTCGTCGGCGGGAAGAATTCGGCGATCGAAACCGCGCTGCAATGTTTCCGCGCCGGCGCCCGCGTCACGCTGGTATACCGGCGAACAACGTTGAAGCCGAGTGTGAAGTTCTGGCTCAAACCGGACTTTGACAATCGCGTCGCAGCAGGAGAAATCGCGGCGCGGTTCGGCGCAGAAGTTGTCAGTATCGATGCTGATGGCGTGATGATTCGCACTGCGGATGGCAGCGAGGAACGATTGCGGGCGCAGCGGGTTTATGCGCTCACGGGATACCATCCTGATTTCGCCATGCTCGAGTCGCTCGGGATTACCTGCAGCGGAGAGGGCGGGCGTCCGGCCATCAATCCGGAAACGCTGGAAAGCGAAGTGCCGGGGATCTTTCTTGCGGGAAGTGTCGCGGCCGGCCGCAATATTTCGGAGGTGTTCATCGAGAACGGCCGGTTCGATGGCGAGAAGATCTTCGGCGACGCTTCGAGCCGGGCGTGGGCCGAACGGCGGTACACCGAATCACCCCGGCCGGTCGGCGAGTAA
- the mscL gene encoding large conductance mechanosensitive channel protein MscL yields the protein MAMMREFKEFAVKGNVMDLAVAVIIGAAFGKIVDSVVNDLIMPVVGRVVGGLDFSDLFIPLKDVPPGTAHSLAAMKTAGIPVFAYGNFLTVSLNFLILAFIIFQMVRMMNRMHKAPAPAPAAPPPPSDEVVLLREIRDAIRSRG from the coding sequence ATGGCCATGATGCGCGAGTTCAAGGAGTTTGCCGTCAAGGGAAACGTAATGGACCTCGCTGTGGCCGTCATTATCGGCGCAGCGTTCGGCAAGATCGTTGATTCCGTCGTCAACGACCTCATCATGCCGGTCGTCGGGCGCGTCGTTGGGGGCCTCGATTTCTCCGACCTGTTCATCCCCCTCAAGGATGTCCCGCCGGGTACCGCACACTCGCTCGCCGCCATGAAGACCGCCGGGATTCCGGTCTTTGCCTACGGGAATTTCCTCACCGTCTCGCTCAATTTCCTGATCCTCGCCTTCATCATCTTCCAGATGGTCCGGATGATGAACCGGATGCACAAGGCGCCCGCGCCGGCACCGGCCGCTCCGCCGCCGCCCAGCGACGAAGTCGTGCTGCTTCGCGAAATCCGCGACGCCATCCGGTCACGGGGGTAA
- a CDS encoding TM2 domain-containing protein — protein sequence MADDELFASPRSRTVALILAVVLGVFGAHRFYLGRTRSAVLQILTLGGLGVWWFYDLVLVASGSMRDAEGRLVTRWEPESDHLVTSGTAAAIFDELDTLRAEVAEMHERLDFAERLLSDPASREQQRN from the coding sequence ATGGCGGACGACGAACTCTTTGCCTCGCCACGGTCGCGCACTGTCGCGCTGATCCTCGCGGTCGTTCTGGGAGTCTTCGGAGCCCACCGTTTCTACCTCGGCCGAACGCGCAGCGCCGTCCTGCAGATCCTCACCCTCGGCGGCCTCGGCGTGTGGTGGTTCTACGACCTCGTCCTCGTCGCCTCCGGGTCGATGCGTGACGCCGAGGGGCGGCTGGTCACCCGGTGGGAACCGGAAAGCGATCATCTGGTGACATCGGGGACGGCGGCCGCAATCTTCGACGAACTCGATACCCTGCGCGCGGAAGTCGCCGAGATGCACGAGCGACTCGATTTCGCCGAGCGGCTCCTCTCCGACCCGGCGTCGCGCGAGCAACAGCGAAACTGA